In Brevundimonas subvibrioides, a genomic segment contains:
- a CDS encoding bifunctional protein-serine/threonine kinase/phosphatase, whose translation MAEDGRLEIAAGFATALGPRKDNQDFGAVHIGAPSEQALHGMVALVADGVSGSKAGRVASELAGRTFIDAYVDQNPLKGVAAAGVGALAGYNRWLHAKGRSDPDMTGAATTFTALVMRGREATALHVGDSRAWHFRDGVLTRLTEDHVLSQPGLSHVLYRAIGIEPDLRLDTRAVGLKAHDRLLLTTDGVHGVVSGEDLGHLLARRASPEADAQAIVDAAGLAETRDNATAIVIDIIRIGAVDQDAIGAEVAGLPILPPPNVGDNVDGFRLERLLSDGKYTRLFIARDGEATTPVVLKFPKPALLSESGARGAFLRESFIGRRIDSPFVGKTLTLDVGRQSRLYIAQPLYAGPTLHAKIADEPFDIPSGIDVGIRLARAVAALHRQGIAHRDIKPDNVILEKDGGLKLIDLGVARLPRIEEFAEAEAPGTAGYKAPELFAGYPGDALSDQYALGVTLYRLFTGDYPCGQDEDFNRMRFEKPTRPTVLRPDMPAWLEAAILRTLAVEPADRFADVEELIHVLESGSAAAVPSRRELSLMEREPVRFWQGVSALLLVLLLVSWMIR comes from the coding sequence ATGGCGGAGGACGGCAGGCTGGAGATTGCGGCGGGGTTCGCGACCGCGCTGGGACCACGCAAGGACAATCAGGATTTCGGAGCCGTCCACATCGGCGCACCTTCGGAGCAGGCGCTGCACGGCATGGTCGCCTTGGTCGCCGACGGGGTGAGCGGGTCGAAGGCCGGGCGCGTGGCGTCTGAACTGGCGGGCCGCACCTTCATCGACGCCTATGTCGATCAGAACCCGCTGAAGGGCGTCGCGGCAGCGGGCGTGGGGGCCCTGGCCGGCTATAACCGGTGGCTCCATGCCAAGGGCCGATCGGATCCGGACATGACCGGGGCGGCCACGACCTTCACGGCCCTGGTGATGCGCGGGCGCGAGGCGACGGCGCTGCACGTCGGCGACAGCCGGGCCTGGCATTTCCGCGACGGTGTGCTGACCCGACTGACCGAGGATCATGTGCTGAGCCAGCCGGGGCTGAGCCATGTCCTGTATCGCGCGATCGGAATTGAACCGGACCTGCGGCTGGATACGCGGGCCGTGGGGCTGAAGGCGCACGACCGGCTGTTGCTGACGACCGATGGCGTGCACGGCGTGGTCTCGGGAGAGGATCTGGGGCACCTGCTGGCACGGCGGGCCTCGCCCGAGGCGGACGCCCAGGCCATCGTCGATGCGGCGGGGCTGGCCGAGACGCGCGACAACGCCACCGCCATCGTCATCGACATCATCCGCATCGGGGCCGTGGATCAGGATGCGATCGGGGCGGAGGTCGCGGGCCTGCCGATCCTCCCGCCACCGAACGTGGGCGACAATGTCGACGGTTTTCGGCTCGAACGGCTGTTGTCGGATGGCAAATACACCCGGCTTTTCATTGCCCGGGACGGCGAGGCGACCACGCCCGTCGTGCTGAAGTTCCCCAAGCCTGCCCTGCTATCCGAGAGCGGCGCGCGCGGAGCCTTCCTGCGCGAAAGCTTCATCGGGCGGCGGATCGACAGTCCGTTCGTGGGCAAGACCCTGACCCTCGATGTCGGCCGCCAGAGCCGCCTGTACATCGCCCAGCCCCTCTATGCGGGGCCGACGCTGCACGCGAAGATCGCCGATGAACCGTTTGATATTCCATCAGGCATCGATGTCGGTATCCGTCTGGCCAGGGCCGTCGCAGCCTTGCACCGGCAGGGAATCGCCCACCGCGACATCAAGCCGGACAATGTGATCCTGGAGAAGGACGGCGGGTTGAAGCTGATCGATCTGGGCGTGGCCAGACTGCCCCGGATCGAGGAGTTTGCCGAGGCCGAGGCCCCGGGTACGGCCGGGTACAAGGCCCCCGAGCTTTTCGCGGGCTATCCGGGTGATGCGCTGAGCGATCAGTATGCGCTGGGGGTGACGCTGTATCGGCTGTTCACCGGCGACTACCCCTGCGGCCAGGACGAGGATTTCAACCGGATGCGGTTCGAGAAACCGACCCGACCGACCGTGCTTCGTCCCGACATGCCGGCCTGGCTGGAGGCCGCCATCCTGCGGACGCTGGCGGTCGAGCCGGCCGACCGGTTCGCCGACGTCGAGGAGCTCATCCATGTGCTGGAGAGCGGCAGCGCCGCGGCCGTGCCGAGCCGACGCGAGCTATCGCTGATGGAACGCGAGCCAGTGCGGTTCTGGCAAGGGGTCAGCGCGCTGCTGCTGGTCCTGCTGCTGGTATCGTGGATGATCCGCTGA